From the genome of Deferribacteraceae bacterium V6Fe1:
AGTTTGTGATATCAAATTTATGAAACCTGCATTTGACCTTTTTGAAATTATCTTAAAAAATAAACTCGATATGTCAAAAACTGTTAAAAATTACTTTAATATAGGCTCACTATTTAACCTTCCTCTCTTTATAAAGGGGATAAAACAAACTAATATAACAACTACTTGGGATAGAATTAACAAAGACAATTTATTAAACAGAATTAAACTATTCCAAAAAGATTTTTGTCGAAAATACACTGAGTATGGAGAAAGTTGGTTAAAATCATTGGAAAAGGAAGAACAAATATTTTTTGTGAACTATAATAAGTTTTTGGAATCTATCAGTGCAGGAGAGTTTAACAGCCTTATACCTTATAATGTAATGCTTGACTCTCTATTTAATATGTTAAACTCAAAATAATGCTGAGGTTAAGAAGTGTTGAAAAAATCTTTGTTTGTTTTGCTCATAATACTATTTATGGAGGTCGCATTGACTGCTGCTGTTAAAGAAACAACCTTAAAAAACGGTGTAGACTTTGTATACAAGTATATTCCCAATGTTAAGGTTACTTCCGTTCAGGTTTGGATGAAAACAGGCTCTGTTAACGAGACCCAGGACATAAACGGAATTTCTCACTTTTTGGAGCATCTTGTTTTTAAAGGGACTTCAAAGTTCAAGCCTGATGAAATAGATTTAGTAGTAGAATCAAACGGCGGCCAAATGAATGCAGCTACAAGCAAAGATTACACTTTTTACTACATCACAATACCAACTTACAATTCAAAGGTTGCATTTGAAGTCCTAAGTGAAATGGTCTTCAATGCAACCTTTATTAAAGATGAAATAGACAAGGAAAGACCTGTGGTTATACAGGAAATCAAAAGAAAATATGATAACCCGACATTCGATATGTGGAAATATATTTCTGATACTCTTTATTCAGACACCCCCTACTCCATGGAAATTATCGGCACTGAGGATAATATAAGAAATTTTTCAAGAAAGCAGATAGTTGACTACTACAATAAATATTATCACCCTAAAAATATGACTTTGGTAGTTGTAGGTGACATTCCATATGAAGAAGCTAAAGCACTTGCCGGTCAATATTTTGAAAAATTTAGAGAGGTAAGCCCCGGAAAAGGTTACTCTTTTGACCAAACAATAAAGCTTAACAAAGACGAGTTTAAACTTTTCAAGAAAGATTTAACCCAAACCTATGCTGCAATTGTATATCCTGCTTTTCCTATTACAGACAAACGAACTTATGCACTTGACGTATTGACTGAAATTTTAAGCAGTGGAGAAAATTCAATTTTAAAATCCAAGTTGAAAAATGAGCTCAATTTAGTAACTTCTATTTATGCAGGCTCAATGGGACAAAAATTTGTGGGAAGCTTTGTAATCTATTTTACTGCCGATGATGATAATTTTAATAAAGTTATCGTTGAAACTGATAAAATACTAAAAAACATAATGGACGGAGATATAAACAACGATATGCTTGTAAGAGCCAAAAACAGACTAAAAAGTCAAATGGTTTTTCAAAGAGAAAAAACATCGTCTGAGGCAAATGACATAGGATACTCATTTACACTTGATATCAAAGACTACTACTTCAACTACACTGATAAAATTAACTCAGTAACGATAGACGATTTGAAAAATGTTGCCAAAGAAATTTTTAATAATCACAGAATGATTGTTGCCACATCCAAATCAGAATTAAAGCTATAAATAAATACCTCCTCAAATTTGGCGGGAGACTAAGCTCCCGCATTTTTTAAAAAAGCTCAAAAAGTTTATCTATAGTTTTTTCAATCCCAGCAGCCACTTCTGAAATACTTTGTCCAAGCATATATGCAGGTGTAGTTACAATCTTATTTTCTTTATCCACTACAGCTTCTTTTACCGGACATGATACATGTGTAGCTCCAAGTGATTCTATTGCGCCGGCAACACCTTCGTCAGTACCTATTGTAATTGATGACTTGATATCAGTCCCTTCAAGTGCCTTTGCTACCAACACAGGGGCTATGCAGATAGCCACAAGAGGCTTTTTAGCCTGTATCACTTCTTTGACCAATCTCTTTACATCTTTATCTATTTTGCAGTCAGGACCATCTACCGCAAAAGTGGAAAGGTTTTTAGCGGCACCAAATCCGCCAGGGAAAACAAGCGCATCGATATCATTCACGGATACCTCTTTGATATCCTTTATATTGCCTCTTGCAATCCTTGCTGACTCAACCAATACATTTCTTTTTTCACCTTTACTTACCTCACCTGTAAGATGATTTACAACATGCATCTGTTCAATGTTTGGCGCCATCATTACTATATCAGCACTTTTTTTATCAAGATACAAAAGTGTCAAAACGGCTTCATGAATCTCACTTCCGTCAAATACTCCACAACCACTTAAAACAACACCAATTTTTTTACCCATTTTTACACCTCCAATAATAGTTGTATTTCTCTTGTAGCAAACCCAATAATACAAATTTATAGACATAACATATCAAATTCAATGAGAAATCTTTAATAACAATTATACATGTTACTTCTCTATCACCAACCACACATACAAATCTCCATTATTAGGGTCAACCCATTCGTCAAGAATAACAGCATTTTGCAATATCTCTTCAGACTTGTGAACGGAGAGTGAGCTTAATTTACTTGTATACGTGTCGCTTAGTTTGGAAAGTATCCTTGTCCTTTCTATTTTAAGTTCTGTACTGACGAAAACTTTCAACTGTTTGGCAAGCTCGGCTTGAGCTAACGTTTTAGCAAGCCTTTTCTGAGCAGCATATCCACCCCTTACAGATGATTTTCTTGCAATACCGATCGCCCCGAAATATCCGTCATAATTTGCATCATAAAACCATACAGGTCGTCCATCTTTTAAAGGGAATTTTGTATCATTTGATTGCTTTTTGTCCTTTACATTAGAAGGAGCTTTTTTCTCTTCTATTATAGAAGGCTTGTCTAAAACAGGTTTATCCACATCTTTTTCAAATATAGGCTCTTTGATTTGAGGCTCCCCCGTTTCCTGATCCAGCTCATTAAAGGCTTTATCAGCCTCAGCTTGCTGGTGTGAAACAGTATTTTGTTTAATATAAGGCTTTGTGTAAGAACAGCCGGAGATAATTAGCAAAGCACAAATAATTACAAATAATATTCTTAAAAACATTTTTCCTCCTTAAATATTTTATGTTATACTATACCATATTGGAGATATTATGAAAAGGGTATTGATATACAAAATATCGGCAATCTTGCTTATAGCATTTATTGGTTTATTTTTTTACCATCAAAGATATAGCTTTTTAGAAAAAATATCACTTGGCGTAAATGATTATAAATACAAGATAAAGTCCTATTTTGCCCCTTCTGAGATAAATAAAGACATAGTTATTGTGGCGGTTGATGAAAAAAGTATTAATAAATTGGGAAGATGGCCTTGGGACAGAAAAAAGATAGCCGAACTATTTTCAAAGCTAAAACCTGCTGCTACTGTTGGCTTAGATATTGTATTTTCTGAACCATCAAATAAAACAGATGATAATCTCTTAGCAGATGTAATTATGGAAAATGGAAATATAATTGGTGGAGTATTTTTTAGGAGTGAGGCAACAGAAACTGCAAACGAATCTTTGCTTGATGTGCTTTCTGACTCCGCAATTTTCAGAGTAAAACTTATAGATAAAACTATTGGCATAAAAGAATTTAAATATATCGAGCCAAATATCCCTGAAATAACCGAAAGTTTGGCTGCCTCAGCTTTTTTTACTATAGAGCCTGACCTTGACGGACTTTATAGAAATTACCCTTTTTTCTATCTGCATAAAGGATTAATTTTTCCATCACTCGGTATGCAAATGCTCAGATTTTACTTAAATACAGACATTGAGGCCACCTTTGACAGAAACGGTTTGAAAAAGTTTGTGCTTGGAAATCTAAAGTATGAAAATGCCAACACTCTAAGACTTAATTTCTATAACAAAATAAACTATATTTCAGCTTATGACATTTTAAATGGTGCAGTTAAAGATAATGACTTAAAAAACAAAATTGTAATTGTGGGTGTAACTGAAACAGGAATATTTGATTTACGGCCTACCCCAATAGATACTGTCACACCTGGAGTATCGCTTCATGCAACTTTTATTTCTAACTTTATCGATAATAATCTAATATATGAAAAACCCATCCTTAATCGAATATCGATTTTACTTAGCTGCTTATTTGTTTTTCTTGTAAGTTTTATACGAAAAATTCTATTCAGAGTTGCATCATACACTATTCTCTTTTTTATACTTTATTCGACCAGCGCATACCTTTTCATACATAACCACTTGTGGTTAAACGATTTTTACTTTACTTTTACATTTGCTTTAAGTGCTGTATCAATCGAATTAATCCTTTTTATACTTACCGACATGAAAGCAATTGGCATAAAAAAAGCCTTTTCATCATACGTGTCACCGGATGTAGTTGAAATAATGACAGAAAACCCTGACAAATTAAAACTTGGGGGAGAAACAAGAGAAATCACTATTATTTTTACCGATATAAGAGGATTTACTACACTTTCGGAAGGCTTAAAATCTGAGGAAGTTGTCTACATGCTAAATCAGCTTAATTCTCCGCTTACTCATGCTATTTTAAAGCACAAAGGTTTGCTTGATAAATATATAGGTGATGCAATTATGGCAATTTTCAATGCACCCGTGAATGTTTCTAATCATGCTGACATGGCTTGTAAGGCTTCTCTTGAAATGATAGACATTGTCAGAAAAGTTAATGAAAAATTCAAATCTGAGGGGTTGCCATCGGTAGATATCGGGATAGGTATTAATACGGGAATGGCTACCGTTGGAAATATCGGAAGCGATGTTAGATTTGACTACACAGCAATTGGTGATCCTGTAAATCTTGCATCTCGACTTGAAGGTCTTAATAAAATATATAAGACACATATTATTATAAGTGAATTTGTTGTAGAAAAACTTCTGGATAGTTACTGCTTCAGATTGCTTGATAAAGTGATTGTAAAAGGGAAAGAAACACCTGTCACAATATATCAGCTTCTGGAAAATAATGCTTTAAATTATGAGTTAAGCGACCTGTTTAATAATGCCATGACACTTTACTTCTCAAAGCAGTTTTATGATGCTTTGATAAAATTTGACTATATTTACAATAAATTTAATGACCCAACATCTGCAGTTTTCATAGAAAGATGTAAGGGCTATATGTCAAATCCTCCGGAAGAAAACTGGAACGGTGCTTATACCGCAAAAACAAAATAGTAAACTTAAATTTTAAAACTTATTTAGCTCTTCAAAAAGCTCATTAATGTTTTCCGGAAAATCTATGTTTTTGACCTCATTGGAATCAGATATCACAACGGCCATATTAGGCTTCATATCAAACTCTTTAACAAATTTAACAAACTCTTCTTTTAACTCTTTTTTATACTGAGTATAATCCTGGAATTGATCTTTTAAAAACTGATTATATTCATCAAGCTCCTTTTTAACATACCGTTTAAATTCCCCTTTAATCGATTTTAGCCCTACACTCCCTTCTTTACAAAACACTTTTACACTCTCATTATCTACAGCTACAGCAAATTGAGTCCCTTTAACACCTATGGTTGCAGTTTTAGTCTGAACAGTAAAGCCTTGCACTTCATCCCTTTTTGTTACTTTAAATAAAACAGTACCGTTATCCGCAATAATTTTATTGTATTGTGGGAATGTCAATGATGACTTTTCTGTCAAAATTATACCTGTATTGTCTATTAACACAATTTTTGCCTCGGATTTTCTTCCAGTTCTAAGGGCATAACCACTAAATAGCTTGGTGTTATTATCACTTACAATTAACCCTCTAAAATCATTCTCTTTAAATAGTTTCAAAATCCCTTTATATTCGGTAACTTCGCCAACGCACGATTTATTGTCTGATAGTCCGGCTGCAAAAATATTTCCTGCAAATAAGAAAAGAGCAAAAAACAATGTCAACTTTCTCATGGCATCCTCCTAACAAATTATACTAACAGATATATTATAAAGCAACATTTTCTACTCTCCTATACATCGTTTATTTAAAATTTTTTAATAAAGAACAAACAAGACTTATATTTATTTCATTGACTAAAAAAAAGAGTTCAGTAATAATTTTTAAATGAAATTTTATGATGTATTGCTACCAATACCAAAAAGTTACATTTTAACCTATAAAAGTGAAAAAATACTTGATAAAGGGCTACGTGTAGTAGTCCCTTTAGGAAGAAGAAATGCTACCGGCATTGTTTACAAACAATCTGAAAAAAGTGAATTTGAATATGAAATTAAAGAGATTAAAGAGATTCTTGACAATAAACCATTTTTCAAAGCAAATGATATTATTTTTTTAGAAAAATTATCAGCATATTATGGGTATTCGCTGGGAAATGTCTTTGCAGGAATCATCTCAAAAAAAATTTTAGAAATCTCCAGCACAGAGTATAATCAGGATATATCATCGCACTCAAAACTAGCCAAATTAAATATTGAACAACAAAAAATATACGAAGAAATTATAAAAAACGACAAATTTAACTGTTCTTTGATACACGGAGTGGCCGGCAGCGGTAAAACAGAAATTTATATTGAAGTAATCAAACATTTTATACAAAAAAATAAACAAGTATTATTTATTGTGCCTGAGATATCTTTGACCCCACAACTCATACAAAGGGTATCTGACAGATTAGGGATAATTGTCGAAAGTTATCATAGTAAGCTGACTCAAAAACAAAGGGAAAAAGTAATAGTAGGCTTCAGAGATGGTCACATCCCAATTATAATAGGTGCGAGAAGCAGCCTGTTTATTCCATCAAACGACTTGGGACTTATTATCATTGATGAAGAGCACGAAAACAGCTTTAAACAAGAGGAAGCTCCTTGTTACAATTTAAGAGATGCCGCCGTTTTAAAGGCAAAAGTTTTTAATATTCCCATAATCTTGGGCAGTGCTACCCCTTCTCTTGAATCATACTACAACGCTAAGATTGGTAAATATAGGTACTTTAAACTTACCAACAAGTTCCACGGTGGTAGCGATTCATCACTTAAGATTATTGATCTAAAAGAAGAAGACAAACTGTCAGGATTTTTATCTCTCACGTTGTATGATGCAATACACAAACGTATTCAAAACAATGAGCAAACCATCCTTTTTTTAAACAGAAAAGGGTATTCATCCCAACTCATATGTCAAAGCTGCGGAGAAACACTATTTTGTCAAAACTGTGCTGTAACAATGACCTACTATAAAAGTGATGAAACAGCCAGATGTCATTATTGCGGTGAAAAGTTAAAATACCTGCAATGTAAATGCGGAAGTAACAATTTTATGGATTTTGGAGTTGGGACTGAAAAAGCATATTTAATACTTGAAAACCTTTTTCCAGGAGAAGTGGTCAAACTTGATGCTGATACCATTACCTCTCAAAAAAGACTGAATGCAGTATTAAAGGATTTTGAAAAAAATAAATTTAAGATTCTATTAGGGACACAGCTTATAGCAAAAGGGTTAAATTTTCCAAATGTAACACTTGTTGGGATTTTAAATATTGACAATATATTTTCACTTCCTGATTTCAGAAATAACGAGAGGGCTTATCAACTACTTACTCAAGTAGCAGGTAGGGCTGGCCGATTTGAAAAAAAAGGGGAAGTGATAATACAGACTTTCAACCCTGAGTTACCGGTTTTTGGTCTCGTTAATGATGAAAAATTTTATGAATATGAACTAAACAATAGAGAAATGTTTTCATACCCGCCATATTTTAAAGTAGTTAGATTTGTTTTTTCTCACATAAAAGAGCATATTGCAAAAGAATCCTGCAAAAAAATAGAATATTTTACAAAGGGGTTAAACTTAGACTTAAAAATACTTCCGGCAGTGCCGGCACCAATATATAAAATCAAAAACAGATACAGATTTCATTTAGTAATCAAATCTAAAAATCATAACGACATAAGAAAAACGGTGAGACTCGTTAAAAACGAAGTGGATAAGCTTAAGCTATCTACACTAAACTTTAAAATTGATGTAGATCCTTATTTTTTCTTATAAAAAAACCCGCCTTAAAGGCGGGTTTAAATTTATTATTTATTCCAGAATCTCATTGTACCATTTTCAGCCAAGCTTAAGTGCATTTTATAACACTCATCGAGAAGCTGTGGTTCATGAGCATAGCCAGTAGCTTTTTCAGCTCTTTCAAGATAATCCATAAGGTAATCTTTATAAGCCGGATGGGCACACTTTTTAATGATTTCACGAGCTCTTTCTTTTGGAGCCATACCTCTAAGATCTGCAAGACCCTGCTCAGTAACAAGGACATCTATATCATGCTCTGTATGGTCAACATGTGGAGCCTTAGGCACAACGGCAGAAATACCAAACTCATCAGTTTTGGATGCTCTGCATGAAGGTGTATGCATGATAGAAATATATGCATTCCTCTCAAAGTCACCTGAACCACCAAGACCATTAATCATTCTTGTCCCGCCCACACAAGTTGAGTTGGCATGAGCATAAATATCAAACTCTACAGGTGTATTCATACCGATAACACCAAGTCTTCTGATACACTCAGGGTTATTGGAAATTTGCTGAGGTCTTAATATAATCTTACTAGT
Proteins encoded in this window:
- a CDS encoding insulinase family protein translates to MEVALTAAVKETTLKNGVDFVYKYIPNVKVTSVQVWMKTGSVNETQDINGISHFLEHLVFKGTSKFKPDEIDLVVESNGGQMNAATSKDYTFYYITIPTYNSKVAFEVLSEMVFNATFIKDEIDKERPVVIQEIKRKYDNPTFDMWKYISDTLYSDTPYSMEIIGTEDNIRNFSRKQIVDYYNKYYHPKNMTLVVVGDIPYEEAKALAGQYFEKFREVSPGKGYSFDQTIKLNKDEFKLFKKDLTQTYAAIVYPAFPITDKRTYALDVLTEILSSGENSILKSKLKNELNLVTSIYAGSMGQKFVGSFVIYFTADDDNFNKVIVETDKILKNIMDGDINNDMLVRAKNRLKSQMVFQREKTSSEANDIGYSFTLDIKDYYFNYTDKINSVTIDDLKNVAKEIFNNHRMIVATSKSELKL
- the elbB gene encoding isoprenoid biosynthesis glyoxalase ElbB, which produces MGKKIGVVLSGCGVFDGSEIHEAVLTLLYLDKKSADIVMMAPNIEQMHVVNHLTGEVSKGEKRNVLVESARIARGNIKDIKEVSVNDIDALVFPGGFGAAKNLSTFAVDGPDCKIDKDVKRLVKEVIQAKKPLVAICIAPVLVAKALEGTDIKSSITIGTDEGVAGAIESLGATHVSCPVKEAVVDKENKIVTTPAYMLGQSISEVAAGIEKTIDKLFELF
- a CDS encoding LPP20 family lipoprotein — translated: MFLRILFVIICALLIISGCSYTKPYIKQNTVSHQQAEADKAFNELDQETGEPQIKEPIFEKDVDKPVLDKPSIIEEKKAPSNVKDKKQSNDTKFPLKDGRPVWFYDANYDGYFGAIGIARKSSVRGGYAAQKRLAKTLAQAELAKQLKVFVSTELKIERTRILSKLSDTYTSKLSSLSVHKSEEILQNAVILDEWVDPNNGDLYVWLVIEK
- a CDS encoding adenylate/guanylate cyclase domain-containing protein, which encodes MKRVLIYKISAILLIAFIGLFFYHQRYSFLEKISLGVNDYKYKIKSYFAPSEINKDIVIVAVDEKSINKLGRWPWDRKKIAELFSKLKPAATVGLDIVFSEPSNKTDDNLLADVIMENGNIIGGVFFRSEATETANESLLDVLSDSAIFRVKLIDKTIGIKEFKYIEPNIPEITESLAASAFFTIEPDLDGLYRNYPFFYLHKGLIFPSLGMQMLRFYLNTDIEATFDRNGLKKFVLGNLKYENANTLRLNFYNKINYISAYDILNGAVKDNDLKNKIVIVGVTETGIFDLRPTPIDTVTPGVSLHATFISNFIDNNLIYEKPILNRISILLSCLFVFLVSFIRKILFRVASYTILFFILYSTSAYLFIHNHLWLNDFYFTFTFALSAVSIELILFILTDMKAIGIKKAFSSYVSPDVVEIMTENPDKLKLGGETREITIIFTDIRGFTTLSEGLKSEEVVYMLNQLNSPLTHAILKHKGLLDKYIGDAIMAIFNAPVNVSNHADMACKASLEMIDIVRKVNEKFKSEGLPSVDIGIGINTGMATVGNIGSDVRFDYTAIGDPVNLASRLEGLNKIYKTHIIISEFVVEKLLDSYCFRLLDKVIVKGKETPVTIYQLLENNALNYELSDLFNNAMTLYFSKQFYDALIKFDYIYNKFNDPTSAVFIERCKGYMSNPPEENWNGAYTAKTK
- a CDS encoding FecR domain-containing protein, whose translation is MRKLTLFFALFLFAGNIFAAGLSDNKSCVGEVTEYKGILKLFKENDFRGLIVSDNNTKLFSGYALRTGRKSEAKIVLIDNTGIILTEKSSLTFPQYNKIIADNGTVLFKVTKRDEVQGFTVQTKTATIGVKGTQFAVAVDNESVKVFCKEGSVGLKSIKGEFKRYVKKELDEYNQFLKDQFQDYTQYKKELKEEFVKFVKEFDMKPNMAVVISDSNEVKNIDFPENINELFEELNKF
- the priA gene encoding primosomal protein N' produces the protein MKFYDVLLPIPKSYILTYKSEKILDKGLRVVVPLGRRNATGIVYKQSEKSEFEYEIKEIKEILDNKPFFKANDIIFLEKLSAYYGYSLGNVFAGIISKKILEISSTEYNQDISSHSKLAKLNIEQQKIYEEIIKNDKFNCSLIHGVAGSGKTEIYIEVIKHFIQKNKQVLFIVPEISLTPQLIQRVSDRLGIIVESYHSKLTQKQREKVIVGFRDGHIPIIIGARSSLFIPSNDLGLIIIDEEHENSFKQEEAPCYNLRDAAVLKAKVFNIPIILGSATPSLESYYNAKIGKYRYFKLTNKFHGGSDSSLKIIDLKEEDKLSGFLSLTLYDAIHKRIQNNEQTILFLNRKGYSSQLICQSCGETLFCQNCAVTMTYYKSDETARCHYCGEKLKYLQCKCGSNNFMDFGVGTEKAYLILENLFPGEVVKLDADTITSQKRLNAVLKDFEKNKFKILLGTQLIAKGLNFPNVTLVGILNIDNIFSLPDFRNNERAYQLLTQVAGRAGRFEKKGEVIIQTFNPELPVFGLVNDEKFYEYELNNREMFSYPPYFKVVRFVFSHIKEHIAKESCKKIEYFTKGLNLDLKILPAVPAPIYKIKNRYRFHLVIKSKNHNDIRKTVRLVKNEVDKLKLSTLNFKIDVDPYFFL